One Methylobacterium oryzae DNA window includes the following coding sequences:
- a CDS encoding AAA family ATPase — protein MAELSETTERTIAPVPRITIQAFCETGETAAMIEGAALDRRMQKAQVKVRMGGGAAAIEAYRHAPTPNVIVLEIQGARSRPIECLDALAEVCDEGTRVLVIGHVNDVMLYRQLIQRGVSDYLMAPVEPLTLIAAISDLFTAPGVKPVGRTVAVYGVKGGIGASTVAHNFAWSVARGQGVQTVIADLDIAFGTASLNFNQDPPQGIAEAVFAPERLDSALVERLLSKCSDNLSLLSAPASLDRTIDLSEPAFDTLIEHMRASVPCVVLDIPHQWNAWTKRVLTAADEILIVTGPDLACLRNAKNLLGALKHGRPNDQPPRIVLNGVGVPKRPEIGTAEFAKALEAPVALTIMFEPTLFGTAANNGQMIAEIQAGSKVAELFNDLAAMTLGRPESRRGRPSLLEPLLAKLSGRKAS, from the coding sequence ATGGCAGAGCTGTCCGAGACAACCGAGCGCACGATCGCCCCGGTGCCCCGGATCACCATCCAGGCCTTCTGCGAGACCGGCGAGACCGCGGCGATGATCGAGGGCGCGGCCCTCGACCGGCGCATGCAGAAGGCGCAGGTCAAGGTCCGGATGGGCGGCGGGGCCGCGGCGATCGAGGCGTACCGGCACGCGCCGACGCCCAACGTCATCGTCCTCGAGATCCAGGGCGCGCGCTCGCGGCCGATCGAGTGCCTCGACGCCCTGGCCGAGGTCTGCGACGAGGGGACCCGCGTCCTGGTGATCGGTCACGTCAACGACGTGATGCTTTACCGCCAGCTGATCCAGCGCGGGGTGTCCGATTACCTGATGGCGCCGGTCGAGCCCCTGACGCTCATCGCGGCGATCTCCGACCTGTTCACGGCCCCGGGCGTCAAGCCGGTGGGCCGGACCGTGGCGGTCTACGGCGTCAAGGGCGGCATCGGCGCCTCGACCGTGGCGCATAATTTCGCGTGGTCGGTGGCCCGGGGCCAGGGCGTCCAGACGGTGATCGCCGATCTCGACATCGCCTTCGGCACCGCCTCGCTCAACTTCAACCAGGACCCGCCCCAGGGCATCGCCGAGGCGGTGTTCGCCCCCGAGCGGCTGGACTCCGCCTTGGTCGAGCGGCTGCTGTCCAAGTGCAGCGACAACCTGAGCCTGCTCTCGGCCCCGGCGAGCCTCGACCGGACCATCGACCTGTCCGAGCCGGCCTTCGACACCCTGATCGAGCACATGCGGGCGAGCGTCCCGTGCGTGGTCCTCGACATCCCCCACCAGTGGAACGCGTGGACGAAGCGCGTCCTGACGGCGGCCGACGAGATCCTGATCGTGACCGGGCCCGACCTCGCCTGCCTGCGCAACGCCAAGAACCTCCTCGGCGCGCTGAAGCACGGTCGCCCGAACGACCAGCCGCCCCGCATCGTGCTGAACGGCGTCGGCGTGCCCAAGCGCCCCGAGATCGGCACCGCCGAGTTCGCCAAGGCCCTGGAGGCGCCGGTGGCCCTGACGATCATGTTCGAGCCGACCCTGTTCGGCACGGCCGCCAACAACGGCCAGATGATCGCCGAGATCCAGGCGGGCTCGAAGGTGGCGGAGCTGTTCAACGACCTGGCGGCCATGACCCTCGGACGTCCCGAGAGCCGGCGGGGCCGTCCGAGCCTGCTGGAGCCGCTGCTCGCCAAGCTTTCCGGCCGCAAGGCATCCTGA
- a CDS encoding type II secretion system F family protein: MIDAIAEKLFDPRFMGTLLTAVAAAATAYAVAQPFLETDRLGKRMKLVSDEREQIRRRERLSAERTGSRATLRTEPKAYMKSVVEKYQLRRWLGTDTAKRKLMQAGYRGQGAETAFLFFRLVVPVAAVIAALFYLFVLEVLDASYLMRFGLVIGAAYMGIKAPELFLVNTAKKRQTEIRKAWPDALDLTLICVESGMAIENAFRKVSTEIATSSVVLAEELALMTAEMSFLPDRRQAYENLVMRTGLEPVKSVATALIQAERYGTPVGQALRVLSQESRDMRMNEAEKKAAGLPPKLTVPMILFFLPVLFVVIITPAVIQIMRTQ, encoded by the coding sequence ATGATCGACGCCATCGCCGAGAAGCTGTTCGATCCCCGCTTCATGGGCACGCTGCTGACCGCCGTCGCGGCGGCCGCGACCGCCTACGCGGTGGCGCAGCCCTTCCTAGAGACCGACCGCCTCGGCAAGCGGATGAAGCTCGTCAGCGACGAGCGCGAGCAGATCCGGCGGCGCGAGCGGCTGAGCGCGGAGCGGACCGGAAGCCGGGCGACGCTGCGCACGGAGCCGAAGGCCTACATGAAGTCGGTCGTCGAGAAGTACCAGCTGCGCCGCTGGCTCGGTACGGACACGGCCAAGCGCAAACTGATGCAGGCAGGGTACCGCGGCCAGGGGGCGGAGACCGCTTTCCTGTTCTTCCGCCTCGTCGTGCCGGTCGCGGCGGTGATCGCGGCCTTGTTCTACCTGTTCGTGCTGGAGGTGCTCGACGCCTCGTACCTCATGCGGTTCGGGCTCGTGATCGGCGCGGCCTACATGGGCATCAAGGCGCCCGAGCTGTTCCTGGTGAACACCGCCAAGAAGCGCCAGACCGAGATCCGCAAGGCGTGGCCGGACGCCCTCGACCTCACGCTGATCTGCGTCGAATCCGGCATGGCGATCGAGAACGCGTTCCGGAAGGTGAGCACCGAGATCGCCACGTCCTCGGTCGTGCTGGCTGAGGAGCTCGCGCTGATGACCGCCGAGATGTCGTTCCTGCCCGACCGGCGTCAGGCCTACGAGAACCTCGTGATGCGCACCGGCCTCGAGCCGGTGAAGTCCGTGGCGACGGCGTTGATCCAGGCCGAGCGCTACGGCACGCCGGTCGGTCAGGCGCTGCGGGTTCTGAGCCAGGAGAGCCGCGACATGCGCATGAACGAGGCCGAGAAGAAGGCGGCCGGGCTGCCGCCGAAGCTCACCGTGCCGATGATCCTGTTCTTCCTGCCCGTGCTGTTCGTCGTCATCATCACCCCGGCGGTCATCCAGATCATGCGGACGCAGTGA
- a CDS encoding CpaF family protein has product MFGRRQSGGASAPPPPMPQMRTPAPATPVLRDAPAPAPAQRPAPAAPVVVETARSEDYYRTKSLIFGALIEAIDLTQLSRLDAETAREEIRDIVTEIIGLKNIVLSISEQEELLDDICNDVLGYGPLEPLLARDDIADIMVNGAHRTFIEVNGKIQLTSVRFRDNQQLMNICQRIVSQVGRRVDDASPICDARLPDGSRVNVIAPPLAIDGPALTIRKFKKDKLTLEQLVRFGAISPEGAEVLKIIGQSRCNVVISGGTGSGKTTLLNCLTAFIEHDERVITCEDAAELQLQQPHVVRLETRPPNMEGQGQVTMRDLVKNCLRMRPERIIVGEVRGPEAFDLLQAMNTGHDGSMGTLHANSPRECLSRIESMISMGGFTLPSRTLREMICGSIDVVIQAMRLRDGSRRITHITEVLGMEGDVITTQDVFLYDIVGEDANGKLIGRHRSTGVGRPKFWERARYYGLEQRLGEALDAAEVVDRN; this is encoded by the coding sequence ATGTTCGGTAGGCGACAGTCCGGCGGCGCGTCGGCGCCGCCCCCGCCGATGCCGCAGATGCGGACCCCGGCCCCGGCCACGCCAGTGCTGCGCGACGCGCCGGCGCCCGCGCCGGCCCAGCGCCCGGCGCCGGCGGCCCCGGTCGTCGTCGAGACCGCGCGCTCGGAGGATTACTACCGCACCAAGAGCCTGATCTTCGGCGCCCTGATCGAGGCGATCGACCTGACGCAGCTCTCGCGCCTCGACGCCGAGACCGCGCGCGAGGAGATCCGCGACATCGTCACGGAGATCATCGGGCTCAAGAACATCGTCCTGTCGATCTCCGAGCAGGAGGAACTGCTCGACGACATCTGCAACGACGTGCTGGGTTACGGCCCGCTGGAGCCGCTTCTCGCCCGCGACGACATCGCCGACATCATGGTCAACGGCGCCCACCGGACCTTCATCGAGGTCAACGGCAAGATCCAGCTGACCAGCGTGCGGTTCCGCGACAACCAGCAGCTGATGAACATCTGCCAGCGCATCGTCAGCCAGGTCGGCCGGCGCGTCGACGACGCCTCGCCGATCTGCGACGCGCGCCTGCCGGACGGGTCCCGCGTCAACGTCATCGCGCCGCCGCTCGCCATCGACGGCCCGGCGCTCACGATCCGAAAGTTCAAGAAGGACAAGCTCACCCTGGAGCAGCTCGTGCGCTTCGGGGCGATCTCGCCCGAGGGCGCCGAGGTCCTCAAGATCATCGGCCAGTCGCGCTGCAACGTGGTCATCTCGGGCGGCACGGGCTCGGGCAAGACCACGCTGCTCAACTGCCTCACCGCCTTCATCGAGCACGACGAGCGGGTCATCACCTGCGAGGACGCGGCCGAGCTGCAGCTCCAGCAGCCGCACGTCGTGCGCCTGGAGACACGGCCGCCCAACATGGAGGGCCAGGGCCAAGTCACCATGCGCGACCTCGTGAAGAACTGCCTGCGCATGCGCCCGGAGCGGATCATCGTCGGCGAGGTGCGCGGACCGGAGGCCTTCGATCTGCTCCAGGCGATGAACACCGGCCACGACGGCTCGATGGGCACGCTCCACGCCAACAGCCCGCGCGAGTGCCTGTCGCGTATCGAATCGATGATCTCGATGGGCGGCTTCACCCTGCCGTCGCGGACCCTGCGCGAGATGATCTGCGGCTCGATCGACGTCGTGATCCAGGCGATGCGTCTGCGCGACGGCTCCCGGCGCATCACCCACATCACTGAGGTGCTCGGCATGGAGGGCGACGTCATCACCACCCAGGACGTGTTCCTCTACGACATCGTCGGCGAGGACGCGAACGGCAAGCTGATCGGGCGTCACCGCTCCACCGGCGTCGGCCGGCCGAAATTCTGGGAGCGCGCCCGCTACTACGGCCTCGAACAGCGGCTCGGCGAGGCGCTCGACGCCGCCGAGGTCGTCGACCGGAACTGA
- a CDS encoding CpaD family pilus assembly protein: MTGPMTGPTTGRHPPALPRRAASVLAACALSALAAACKTDPVTTGGIDVTDYRARHPIVLTDGPRSLDVFPTGTGHLDPRQATDVNAFMLEYRRYGRGTLLMQVPQGVPPDQVAAVQRTASVLGRLGTQNGVNAREIAVSGYAVAAPTLAAPIRLSFQRMQAKVADACGLWPQDLGAGNFATDYNNRPSWNLGCAMQSNVAAQVADPVDLVRGRPEGRIDTVKRVRDIGQLRDGKDPSTTWRQDGQTAVKAQVTN, encoded by the coding sequence ATGACCGGACCCATGACCGGACCCACGACCGGACGTCACCCGCCCGCACTGCCGCGCCGCGCCGCGAGCGTGCTCGCCGCCTGCGCGCTCTCCGCCCTCGCGGCGGCCTGCAAGACCGATCCCGTCACGACCGGCGGCATCGACGTCACGGATTACCGCGCGCGCCACCCGATCGTGCTGACCGACGGGCCTCGCAGCCTCGACGTGTTCCCGACCGGCACGGGCCATCTGGACCCGCGCCAAGCGACCGATGTCAACGCCTTCATGCTGGAGTACCGGCGCTACGGCCGCGGAACCCTTCTGATGCAGGTGCCCCAGGGCGTCCCACCCGACCAGGTCGCCGCCGTGCAGCGGACGGCCTCGGTTCTCGGCCGGCTCGGCACGCAGAACGGCGTCAACGCCCGCGAGATCGCGGTCAGCGGCTACGCGGTGGCGGCGCCGACCCTCGCCGCGCCGATCCGGCTGAGCTTCCAGCGCATGCAGGCCAAGGTGGCCGACGCCTGCGGCCTCTGGCCTCAAGACCTCGGGGCCGGCAATTTCGCGACCGACTACAACAACCGGCCGAGCTGGAACCTGGGCTGCGCCATGCAGTCCAACGTCGCCGCCCAGGTCGCCGACCCGGTCGACCTCGTGCGCGGCCGGCCCGAGGGCCGCATCGACACGGTCAAGCGGGTCCGGGACATTGGCCAGTTGCGGGACGGCAAGGATCCGTCAACCACATGGCGGCAAGATGGTCAGACCGCCGTGAAGGCCCAGGTCACGAACTGA
- the sseA gene encoding 3-mercaptopyruvate sulfurtransferase: MAQPPLVSPEWLHDRLAAPDIVVLDASWYLPAAGRDPEAEFRTAHIPGARRFDLDAMSDTESNLPHMLPRPEVFAARMRALGVGDGMQIVVYDGQGLFSAPRVWWMLKAFGVRDALVLDGGLPAWVAAGYPTEEGDPRQPERRHFTARFDHGAVADADDVARALDSGSAQVVDARSGTRFRGEEPEPRPGVRPGHMPGARNLHYAALQRDGRMKSPEELKTVFAENGVDPDLPIVTTCGSGVTAAIIALALETMGRPARGLYDGSWSEWGADPARAVATGP, translated from the coding sequence ATGGCCCAGCCGCCCCTCGTGTCACCCGAATGGCTGCACGACCGCCTCGCGGCCCCCGACATCGTCGTGCTCGACGCCTCCTGGTACCTGCCCGCAGCGGGCCGCGATCCCGAGGCCGAGTTCCGCACCGCCCACATACCCGGCGCCCGCCGCTTCGATCTCGACGCCATGAGCGACACCGAGTCGAACCTGCCGCACATGCTGCCACGGCCCGAGGTGTTCGCGGCGCGGATGCGCGCGCTCGGCGTCGGCGACGGCATGCAGATCGTTGTCTACGACGGGCAGGGGCTGTTCTCCGCCCCGCGGGTCTGGTGGATGCTCAAGGCCTTCGGCGTGCGCGACGCGCTGGTGCTGGACGGCGGCCTGCCGGCCTGGGTGGCGGCGGGCTACCCGACCGAGGAGGGCGACCCGCGCCAGCCCGAGCGGCGGCACTTCACCGCCCGCTTCGACCACGGCGCCGTGGCGGACGCGGACGACGTCGCCCGCGCCCTGGACAGCGGCTCGGCGCAGGTCGTCGACGCCCGCTCGGGGACGCGGTTCCGCGGCGAGGAGCCGGAGCCCCGCCCCGGCGTCCGGCCGGGGCACATGCCCGGCGCGCGCAACCTGCACTACGCGGCCCTCCAGCGCGACGGCCGGATGAAGAGCCCCGAGGAGTTGAAGACGGTCTTCGCCGAGAACGGCGTCGATCCGGACCTGCCGATCGTGACCACCTGCGGCTCCGGCGTGACCGCTGCGATCATCGCGCTGGCGCTGGAGACCATGGGCCGCCCGGCGCGGGGGCTCTACGACGGCTCCTGGTCGGAATGGGGCGCCGACCCGGCCCGGGCGGTGGCGACGGGTCCTTGA
- a CDS encoding GcrA family cell cycle regulator, translating into MLIEPIDTMNQLVRMSQIGDAETVEEPSADLRVPFAQSGAFVCKYIIGEPNDRAVCCGAPVSDGKSWCAYHRRIVFEPTRPGRIR; encoded by the coding sequence ATGCTTATTGAGCCGATCGACACCATGAATCAACTCGTCCGCATGTCCCAGATCGGCGACGCCGAGACCGTCGAGGAGCCGTCGGCCGACCTGCGCGTGCCCTTCGCGCAGTCCGGCGCCTTCGTGTGCAAGTACATCATCGGCGAGCCGAACGACCGCGCCGTCTGCTGCGGCGCCCCCGTGTCCGACGGCAAGAGCTGGTGCGCCTACCACCGCCGCATCGTGTTCGAGCCGACCCGCCCCGGCCGCATCCGCTGA
- a CDS encoding 4Fe-4S binding protein: MSAFTTAPGSLALADVTPRRSAVDARLARFGDALRRYGWIIRSVQWLIVAVYAVLVIVPALLPLPDNAAHIWTNLTLAAQFAFWGIWWPFVLVSMVLVGRAWCGVLCPEGALSEFASRWSRGYAVPRWITWQGWPFVAFAGTTVYGQMTSVYGYPKPVLAVLGGSTLAAIVVGLLYGRNKRVWCRYLCPVNGVFAVLSKLAPVSFQVDRAAWADSPKPVGGTESFNCAPLVPVKTMRGAGACHMCGRCSGHRGAVRLALRSPNHEIVHVAGAEPSLDQTMLILFGMLALAVGAFQWSSSPWFVDAKQWAATWLIERGTTWPLEHSAPWFVLTNYPDRNDVMTLLDGGLLLAYIGAATLVLGLALSGIVALATLSLGGWSLRRFHHLTQTLIPVAGCGVFLGLSALTVTFLRGDGIVIPYVAEIRAGLLAGASLWSVWLAWRVAGLAAGGLRRVAASACIAGAAALSVANWVLLFWIW; encoded by the coding sequence ATGAGCGCGTTCACGACAGCGCCCGGCTCCCTGGCCCTCGCCGACGTCACGCCGCGCCGCTCCGCGGTCGACGCGCGGCTCGCCCGGTTCGGCGACGCGTTGCGCCGGTACGGCTGGATCATCCGGTCCGTGCAGTGGCTGATCGTCGCCGTCTACGCGGTGCTGGTGATCGTGCCGGCCCTGCTGCCGCTGCCCGACAACGCCGCCCACATCTGGACCAACCTGACGCTCGCCGCGCAGTTCGCCTTCTGGGGGATCTGGTGGCCGTTCGTGCTGGTCAGCATGGTGCTGGTCGGCCGGGCCTGGTGCGGCGTGCTCTGCCCGGAGGGGGCCCTCAGCGAGTTCGCGAGCCGGTGGAGCCGCGGCTACGCCGTGCCGCGCTGGATCACCTGGCAGGGCTGGCCGTTCGTGGCCTTCGCGGGAACCACCGTCTACGGCCAGATGACCAGCGTCTACGGCTACCCGAAGCCGGTCCTCGCGGTGCTCGGCGGCTCGACCCTGGCGGCGATCGTGGTCGGGCTGCTGTACGGGCGCAACAAGCGCGTCTGGTGCCGCTACCTCTGCCCGGTCAACGGCGTCTTCGCGGTGCTGTCGAAGCTCGCGCCGGTGAGCTTCCAGGTCGACCGCGCCGCCTGGGCGGACTCGCCCAAACCCGTCGGCGGCACCGAGTCCTTCAACTGCGCGCCCCTCGTGCCGGTCAAGACCATGCGCGGCGCGGGCGCCTGCCACATGTGCGGCCGCTGCAGCGGCCACCGCGGCGCCGTGCGCCTCGCCCTGCGCTCGCCCAACCACGAGATCGTCCACGTGGCCGGCGCGGAGCCCAGCCTCGACCAGACCATGCTGATCCTGTTCGGCATGCTGGCGTTGGCGGTGGGCGCCTTCCAGTGGTCCTCGAGCCCCTGGTTCGTCGATGCCAAGCAATGGGCGGCCACGTGGCTCATCGAGCGCGGGACGACGTGGCCCCTGGAGCACTCGGCGCCCTGGTTCGTGCTGACGAACTACCCCGACCGCAACGACGTCATGACGCTCCTCGACGGCGGGCTGCTGCTGGCCTACATCGGCGCCGCGACGCTCGTCCTCGGGCTCGCCCTGTCGGGGATCGTGGCGCTCGCGACCCTGAGCCTCGGCGGCTGGTCGCTCCGGCGCTTCCACCACCTGACCCAGACCCTGATCCCGGTCGCGGGCTGCGGCGTGTTCCTGGGCCTGTCGGCGCTCACCGTGACGTTCCTGCGCGGCGACGGCATCGTGATCCCCTACGTGGCGGAGATCCGCGCGGGCCTGCTCGCCGGCGCCAGCCTGTGGAGCGTCTGGCTGGCCTGGCGGGTGGCGGGTCTCGCCGCCGGCGGCCTCCGCCGGGTGGCGGCCTCGGCCTGCATCGCCGGCGCGGCCGCCCTCTCGGTGGCCAACTGGGTGCTCCTGTTCTGGATCTGGTAG
- a CDS encoding FTR1 family iron permease codes for MIGAFVIAFREVIEAGLIISIVLAATRGIPGRMRWVLLGIAGGLAGAALVALFAEKISDAFEGSGQDILNAAVLIVAVLLLIWHNTWMSKHGKELAGELRAAGAAVRSGEREAAALSIVIGAAILREGAELVLFLYGLVASGTSGADIQFGAVAGIGAGALLSAVTYLGLASIPSRYVFSVTSVLIIFLAAGLAAQAAQFLANAGVVEVLGYTLWNSSGVIAENSWPGRVLHALVGYTDRPTALQGLVYVATIAVMVGLMQWSAADKRRAVRAA; via the coding sequence ATGATCGGCGCCTTCGTCATCGCCTTCCGCGAAGTCATCGAGGCGGGCCTCATCATCTCCATCGTGCTGGCCGCCACCCGCGGCATCCCGGGCCGGATGCGCTGGGTCCTGCTCGGCATCGCCGGCGGCCTCGCGGGCGCCGCCCTGGTGGCGCTGTTCGCCGAGAAGATCTCGGACGCGTTCGAGGGCAGCGGGCAGGACATCCTGAACGCCGCGGTCCTGATCGTCGCGGTGCTGCTGCTGATCTGGCACAACACCTGGATGAGCAAGCACGGCAAGGAGCTGGCGGGCGAACTGCGCGCCGCCGGCGCGGCGGTGCGCTCGGGCGAGCGGGAGGCAGCGGCCCTGTCGATCGTGATCGGCGCCGCGATCCTGCGCGAGGGGGCCGAGCTGGTCCTGTTCCTCTACGGCCTCGTGGCCTCGGGCACCTCGGGCGCCGACATCCAGTTCGGTGCGGTCGCCGGCATCGGCGCCGGCGCGCTCCTCTCGGCGGTGACCTATCTCGGGCTCGCCTCGATTCCGAGCCGCTACGTCTTCTCGGTGACCAGCGTCCTGATCATCTTCCTCGCGGCCGGCCTCGCCGCGCAGGCGGCGCAGTTCCTGGCGAATGCCGGGGTGGTCGAGGTCCTCGGATACACCCTCTGGAACAGCTCCGGCGTGATCGCCGAGAATTCCTGGCCGGGCCGCGTCCTGCACGCCCTGGTCGGCTACACCGACCGTCCGACCGCCCTCCAGGGGCTGGTCTACGTCGCCACCATCGCGGTGATGGTCGGCCTGATGCAGTGGAGCGCCGCCGACAAGCGCCGCGCGGTGCGGGCGGCGTAG
- a CDS encoding cupredoxin domain-containing protein gives MSRLPRSLLRALPLLLVAAASAAVPARADDMPVIKVEMRDGVIIPTVIEVPANTRFKLEISNTGQTPVEFESTELRREKALAAGSTSAIVFRTLDAGTYQVFDDFHPEAKATLVAK, from the coding sequence GTGTCCCGCCTGCCGCGCTCCCTCCTCCGAGCCCTACCGCTGCTGCTGGTCGCCGCCGCGTCGGCCGCCGTGCCCGCGCGGGCGGACGACATGCCGGTCATCAAGGTGGAGATGCGCGACGGCGTGATCATCCCGACGGTGATCGAGGTTCCGGCCAACACCCGGTTCAAGCTCGAGATCTCGAACACCGGCCAGACGCCGGTGGAGTTCGAGAGCACGGAGCTGCGCCGCGAGAAGGCGCTGGCCGCTGGCTCGACCTCGGCGATCGTGTTCCGCACCCTCGATGCCGGCACGTACCAGGTGTTCGACGATTTCCACCCGGAAGCGAAGGCGACCCTGGTGGCCAAATGA
- a CDS encoding iron transporter has product MHASHILPVLRGLAAASLLAFAGAAAAKEVPIGPHVTRNGLEVAAVYLQPIEMDPPGMMREAAKSDIHLETDIRAAKDNRNGFAEGDWVPALAVRFEAVKLDGDKPTDQTVSGMLMPMVANDGPHYGDNVKLFGPGRYRLKVTVAPPGKDSHFGRHVDKETGVGPWFEPFEITQDFTFAGVGKKGAY; this is encoded by the coding sequence ATGCACGCCTCGCACATCCTCCCGGTTCTCCGCGGCCTCGCCGCGGCCTCGCTCCTGGCGTTCGCCGGTGCCGCGGCCGCCAAGGAGGTGCCGATCGGTCCGCACGTGACGCGCAACGGCCTGGAGGTCGCGGCCGTCTATCTGCAGCCGATCGAGATGGATCCGCCCGGCATGATGCGCGAGGCCGCCAAGTCGGACATCCACCTCGAGACCGATATCCGCGCCGCCAAGGACAACCGCAACGGCTTCGCGGAAGGGGACTGGGTGCCGGCGCTCGCCGTCCGCTTCGAGGCGGTGAAGCTCGACGGCGACAAGCCCACCGACCAGACGGTGTCGGGCATGCTGATGCCGATGGTCGCCAATGACGGGCCGCATTACGGCGACAACGTCAAGCTGTTCGGCCCGGGTCGTTACCGTCTGAAGGTCACCGTCGCGCCCCCGGGCAAGGACAGCCATTTCGGCCGCCACGTCGACAAGGAGACGGGCGTCGGCCCGTGGTTCGAGCCCTTCGAGATCACCCAGGACTTCACCTTCGCCGGCGTCGGCAAGAAGGGCGCCTACTGA
- a CDS encoding type II secretion system F family protein — translation MADASNLPIAAGLAGIAVAAIAYVAVLPLLGGERRATKRLKTISVSASGAATRGVAVNRREQVAKTLSEIEAKAKGASKASVELKLARAGLGWTKQTFYGVSALSGVVFGLLLFVITDNALAALGAAFAGGFGLPAYLLRHLRLKRIAKFNKELPNAVDVVVRGIRTGIPVGDCFRMVSREAEEPVRSEFRTVVETQAMGLSLGEACTRLFERVPTAEVNFFAIVINIQQQSGGNLSEALNNLSTVLRDRAKMRGKVQAMSMEAKASASIIACLPFAVAGITALTSPDYISLLWTTDTGKIALVGAAIWMSIGIFTIKKMIAFEF, via the coding sequence ATGGCGGACGCCTCCAACCTGCCGATCGCCGCCGGCCTCGCCGGCATCGCGGTGGCCGCCATCGCCTACGTGGCGGTCCTGCCCCTGCTCGGCGGCGAGCGCCGGGCCACCAAGCGCCTGAAGACGATCAGCGTCTCCGCCTCGGGGGCGGCGACCCGGGGCGTCGCCGTCAACCGGCGCGAGCAGGTCGCCAAGACGCTGAGCGAGATCGAGGCGAAGGCCAAGGGCGCCTCGAAGGCCAGCGTGGAATTGAAGCTCGCCCGCGCCGGCCTCGGCTGGACGAAGCAGACATTCTACGGGGTCTCGGCCCTGAGCGGGGTCGTCTTCGGGCTCCTGCTCTTCGTCATCACCGACAACGCCCTGGCGGCGCTCGGCGCCGCCTTCGCGGGCGGCTTCGGCCTGCCGGCCTACCTGCTGCGCCACCTGCGGCTCAAGCGCATCGCGAAGTTCAACAAGGAGCTGCCCAACGCCGTCGACGTGGTGGTCCGCGGCATCCGCACCGGCATCCCGGTGGGCGACTGCTTCCGCATGGTCTCGCGCGAGGCCGAGGAGCCGGTGCGCAGCGAGTTCCGGACCGTGGTGGAGACGCAGGCGATGGGCCTGTCCCTCGGCGAGGCCTGCACGCGGCTGTTCGAGCGCGTGCCCACCGCCGAGGTGAACTTCTTCGCCATCGTGATCAACATCCAGCAGCAGTCGGGCGGTAACCTCTCCGAGGCGCTGAACAACCTCTCCACGGTGCTGCGCGACCGCGCCAAGATGCGCGGCAAGGTCCAGGCGATGAGCATGGAGGCCAAGGCCTCGGCCTCGATCATCGCCTGCCTGCCCTTCGCTGTGGCGGGCATCACCGCGCTCACCAGCCCCGACTACATCTCGCTGCTCTGGACAACCGACACGGGCAAGATCGCCCTGGTCGGCGCGGCGATCTGGATGTCCATCGGCATCTTCACCATCAAGAAGATGATCGCCTTCGAGTTCTAG